A window from Physeter macrocephalus isolate SW-GA chromosome 11, ASM283717v5, whole genome shotgun sequence encodes these proteins:
- the HYKK gene encoding hydroxylysine kinase isoform X1, whose amino-acid sequence MSSGDGQQSQALTKPTFSEVQASALVESVFGLKVSKIQPLPSYDDQNFHVCISRTKDTTDGPSEYVLKISNSESSKTPDLIDVQSHIIIFLRAAGFPTASMCRTKGDNITSLMSVDSGSEIKSYLVRLLTYLPGRPIAEIPMSPQLLYEIGRVAAKLDKTLEKFHHPKLSSLHRENFIWNLKNVPLLEKYLYALGQNRNREIVEQVVQLFKDEVMTKLSHFRECINHGDLNDHNILIESSKSAFGDAVYQVSGILDFDDMSYGYYVFEVAITIMYMMIKSKTPIQVGGHVLAGFESVVPLTPVERGALFLLVCSRFCQSLVLAAYSCQLYPENEEYLMITAKTGWKHLQQMFDMGQKAVEEIWFETAKSYESGISM is encoded by the exons atGTCAAGTGGAGATGGTCAGCAATCACAGGCTCTTACCAAACCCACTTTCAGTGAGGTACAAGCCTCTGCATTAGTGGAATCGGTATTTGGATTAAAAGTTTCCAAGATCCAGCCACTTCCTAGCTATGATGACCAAAACTTTCATGTATGCATTTCAAGAACCAAAGACACCACAGATGGCCCAAGTGAGTATGTCCTCAAAATAAGCAACAGCGAATCAAGCAAAACTCCAGACCTGATTGACGTGCAGAGTCACATCATCATATTTCTGAGAGCGGCTGGATTTCCAACAGCCTCCATGTGTCGTACTAAAGGAGACAACATAACCTCTCTCATGTCAGTAG ATAGCGGCTCTGAAATCAAAAGCTACTTGGTGAGGCTGCTGACTTATCTACCAGGAAGGCCTATAGCTGAGATTCCCATGAGCCCCCAGCTATTATATGAAATTGGAAGGGTAGCTGCCAAATTGGATAAAACACTGGAG AAATTCCATCACCCAAAGTTAAGTAGTCTTCATCGGGAGAACTTCATCTGGAATCTGAAAAATGTTCCTCTTTTGGAGAAATACCTGTATGCCTTGGGCCAGAATCGGAATCGAGAGATTGTCGAACAGGTTGTTCAGCTGTTCAAGGATGAAGTAATGACCAAATTAAGTCATTTTCGAGAAT gtATCAATCATGGAGATCTTAACGACCATAACATTTTAATAGAGTCCAGCAAGTCAGCCTTTGGAGATGCTGTATATCAAGTGTCTGGGATTTTAGATTTTGATGACATGAGCTATGGCTACTATGTGTTTGAAGTGGCAATCACCATCATGTACATGATGATTAAAAGCAAGACTCCTATACAAGTAGGAGGTCATGTCCTTGCAGGGTTTGAAAGTGTAGTCCCACTGACACCTGTGGAGAGGGGTGCTTTGTTTCTACTTGTATGCAGTCGTTTTTGTCAGTCACTTGTCTTAGCTGCATACTCTTGCCAGCTATACCCAGAGAACGAAGAGTATCTCATGATTACTGCAAAAACTGGGTGGAAGCACTTACAGCAAATGTTTGACATGGGCCAGAAAGCTGTAGAAGAAATCTGGTTTGAAACTGCCAAGTCCTATGAATCTGGGATCTCCATGTGA
- the HYKK gene encoding hydroxylysine kinase isoform X3 has translation MSSGDGQQSQALTKPTFSEVQASALVESVFGLKVSKIQPLPSYDDQNFHVCISRTKDTTDGPSEYVLKISNSESSKTPDLIDVQSHIIIFLRAAGFPTASMCRTKGDNITSLMSVDSGSEIKSYLVRLLTYLPGRPIAEIPMSPQLLYEIGRVAAKLDKTLEKFHHPKLSSLHRENFIWNLKNVPLLEKYLYALGQNRNREIVEQVVQLFKDEVMTKLSHFREY, from the exons atGTCAAGTGGAGATGGTCAGCAATCACAGGCTCTTACCAAACCCACTTTCAGTGAGGTACAAGCCTCTGCATTAGTGGAATCGGTATTTGGATTAAAAGTTTCCAAGATCCAGCCACTTCCTAGCTATGATGACCAAAACTTTCATGTATGCATTTCAAGAACCAAAGACACCACAGATGGCCCAAGTGAGTATGTCCTCAAAATAAGCAACAGCGAATCAAGCAAAACTCCAGACCTGATTGACGTGCAGAGTCACATCATCATATTTCTGAGAGCGGCTGGATTTCCAACAGCCTCCATGTGTCGTACTAAAGGAGACAACATAACCTCTCTCATGTCAGTAG ATAGCGGCTCTGAAATCAAAAGCTACTTGGTGAGGCTGCTGACTTATCTACCAGGAAGGCCTATAGCTGAGATTCCCATGAGCCCCCAGCTATTATATGAAATTGGAAGGGTAGCTGCCAAATTGGATAAAACACTGGAG AAATTCCATCACCCAAAGTTAAGTAGTCTTCATCGGGAGAACTTCATCTGGAATCTGAAAAATGTTCCTCTTTTGGAGAAATACCTGTATGCCTTGGGCCAGAATCGGAATCGAGAGATTGTCGAACAGGTTGTTCAGCTGTTCAAGGATGAAGTAATGACCAAATTAAGTCATTTTCGAGAAT ACTGA
- the HYKK gene encoding hydroxylysine kinase isoform X2 produces the protein MSSGDGQQSQALTKPTFSEVQASALVESVFGLKVSKIQPLPSYDDQNFHVCISRTKDTTDGPSEYVLKISNSESSKTPDLIDVQSHIIIFLRAAGFPTASMCRTKGDNITSLMSVDSGSEIKSYLVRLLTYLPGRPIAEIPMSPQLLYEIGRVAAKLDKTLEKFHHPKLSSLHRENFIWNLKNVPLLEKYLYALGQNRNREIVEQVVQLFKDEVMTKLSHFRESPQTFCLELFYSCLKYNLLNFL, from the exons atGTCAAGTGGAGATGGTCAGCAATCACAGGCTCTTACCAAACCCACTTTCAGTGAGGTACAAGCCTCTGCATTAGTGGAATCGGTATTTGGATTAAAAGTTTCCAAGATCCAGCCACTTCCTAGCTATGATGACCAAAACTTTCATGTATGCATTTCAAGAACCAAAGACACCACAGATGGCCCAAGTGAGTATGTCCTCAAAATAAGCAACAGCGAATCAAGCAAAACTCCAGACCTGATTGACGTGCAGAGTCACATCATCATATTTCTGAGAGCGGCTGGATTTCCAACAGCCTCCATGTGTCGTACTAAAGGAGACAACATAACCTCTCTCATGTCAGTAG ATAGCGGCTCTGAAATCAAAAGCTACTTGGTGAGGCTGCTGACTTATCTACCAGGAAGGCCTATAGCTGAGATTCCCATGAGCCCCCAGCTATTATATGAAATTGGAAGGGTAGCTGCCAAATTGGATAAAACACTGGAG AAATTCCATCACCCAAAGTTAAGTAGTCTTCATCGGGAGAACTTCATCTGGAATCTGAAAAATGTTCCTCTTTTGGAGAAATACCTGTATGCCTTGGGCCAGAATCGGAATCGAGAGATTGTCGAACAGGTTGTTCAGCTGTTCAAGGATGAAGTAATGACCAAATTAAGTCATTTTCGAGAAT CACCCCAAACCTTCTGTCTGGAGTTATTTTATTCCTGCCTGAAATACAACCTTCTGAATTTCCTTTAA
- the PSMA4 gene encoding proteasome subunit alpha type-4 → MSRRYDSRTTIFSPEGRLYQVEYAMEAIGHAGTCLGILANDGVLLAAERRNIHKLLDEVFFSEKIYKLNEDMACSVAGITSDANVLTNELRLIAQRYLLQYQEPIPCEQLVTALCDIKQAYTQFGGKRPFGVSLLYIGWDKHYGFQLYQSDPSGNYGGWKATCIGNNSAAAVSMLKQDYKEGEMTLKSALALAIKVLNKTMDVSKLSAEKVEIATLTRENGKTVIRVLKQKEVEQLIKKHEEEEAKAEREKKEKEQKEKDK, encoded by the exons ATG TCTCGAAGATATGACTCCAGGACCACTATATTTTCTCCAGAAg GTCGCTTGTACCAAGTTGAATATGCCATGGAAGCTATAGGACATGCAGGCACCTGTTTGGGAATTTTAGCAAATGATGGTGTTCTGCTTGCAGCAGAGAGACGTAACATCCACAAGCTTCTTGatgaagtctttttttctgaaaaaatttataaactgaATGA GGATATGGCCTGCAGTGTGGCAGGCATAACTTCTGATGCTAATGTTCTCACCAATGAACTGAGGCTCATTGCTCAAAG GTATTTATTGCAGTATCAGGAGCCAATTCCTTGTGAGCAGTTGGTCACAGCACTGTGTGATATCAAACAGGCTTATACACAGTTTGGAG GAAAACGTCCCTTTGGTGTTTCATTGCTTTACATTGGCTGGGATAAGCACTATGGCTTTCAGCTCTATCAGAGTGACCCTAGCGGAAATTATGGAGGATGGAAAGCTACATGCATTGGAAATAATAGCGCT GCAGCTGTGTCGATGTTAAAACAAGATTACAAAGAAGGAGAAATGACTTTGAAGTCAGCTCTTGCTTTAGCTATCAAAGTCCTAAATAAGACCATGGATGTTAGTAAGCTCTCTGCTGAAAAAG TGGAAATTGCCACACTAACAAGAGAGAATGGAAAGACAGTCATCAGAGTTCTCAAACAAAAGGAAGTGGAACAGTTGATCAAAAAACATGAGGAAGAAGAAGCGAAAGCTGAGcgtgagaagaaagaaaaagaacagaaagaaaaggataaatag